CTGGTTTTGGTTCTCCATCGCGCTGCTGGACCAGCTCTACTGGATCGCGGGCTGCACGCTGGGCGGGCTTGCGGGCAGCCTGCTCACATTCAATACCAAGGGCATTGACTTTGTGATGACCGCGCTGTTTGTGGTGATCTTTGTGGAGCAGTGGCAGAGCGGGCGGGGGCATATCGCCGCGTGCATCGGGGTGCTGGCCACCATCGCCTGCCTGCTGCTCTTTGGGCCGGTACACTTTCTACCGCCCGCCATGGCGGTGATCGCGATACTGCTGGGTGTCTTTAAGGCGCCCATCGTGAGGAGGGATGCCCAATGACGCTCACCGCCGGCCAGTCGCTGCTGATGATATTGGTGTTTGCGCTGGTCACCTTTGCCACGCGCGCGCTGCCCTTTTTGCTTTTCCCGGGCAATAAAAAGACCCCCGCCGCCGTGGCCTATCTGGGAAAGGTGCTGCCTTACGCCATCATCGGCATGCTGATCGTCTACTGCCTCAAGGACGTGCGCCTGGACGCCGCCCCCTTCGGCCTGCCGGAGCTGATCGCCATCGCGGTGGTGGTGGGGCTGCACGTATGGAAACGCAACACCCTTTTGAGCATCGGCGCGGGCACCGTCCTCTACATGGTGCTGGTGCAGCTGGTGTTTGCCGCATAACGCGCCTGCGGGCGCATATACCTGGTAGCATACAGGCGCACTCCCCATACCGTTTACAGGAAAATGAAACATTTGCCCGCCTTGCGTCGTCTTATAGGTAACGTGCTTCAACGCATCTGGCGCGGACTGCGGAAAAACGGTCGGAATTCTTACGAATTCGTAAGTTTGTTGCATTTCTCAGGGCCGCTGGCTATAATGACTACAAGACGATACATACGCGTAAATGCGTCCCTTTTGCGCGTAGCTTTCGCAGGAAAAGAGGGAGAAGTAGTGAGAGAACTCTACGAAGTGGTGAAGGTACTTTGGCTGGGCTTTATTGTTTTATTCTGCAGCTATCAGATTACCATGGCGCTCTTCGGCATCCGCAGGCGCAGGGAGCTGCCCCCCAAGGTGGTCAAGATGCACCGGTTCGCGGCCATTGTGTGCGCGCGCAACGAGCAGGCGGTGATCGACCGGCTGATCAATTCGCTCAAAAAGCAGCAGTACCCGCAGCAGCTGCTGGATATCTACGTGGTGGCGGATAACTGCACCGACCAGACCGCGCAGGTGGCCCGCGACGCGGGCGCCATCGTCTACGAGCGCTTTAATAATGAACAAAAGGGCAAAGGATACGCCCTGCACTGGATTTTCAACATCCTGCTGCGGGACAAAGCGGACGCCTACGACGCATATTTCGTCTTTGACGCCGATAATGTGGTCAAGAGCGATTTTACCGAAAAGATGAACTGGAAGCTTTGCCACGGCGCAGAGGTGGTGCAGGGGTACCGCGACATCAAGAATCCCTCCGACAGCTGGGTCTCGGGCAACTACGCGCTCTTTTACTGGTCGCAGAACCGTCTCTACAGCCTGCCCCGCGTCAAGATGGGCCTCAACTGCATGCTCAACGGCACGGGCTTTATGGTGCGCGCCGATGTGCTGCAGCAAAGCGGCGGCTGGTGCACCCAGACCATCACCGAGGATATCGAGTTCTCCCTGCGCAATATCGCAGATGGACGGGATA
Above is a window of Maliibacterium massiliense DNA encoding:
- a CDS encoding branched-chain amino acid transporter permease, whose product is MTLTAGQSLLMILVFALVTFATRALPFLLFPGNKKTPAAVAYLGKVLPYAIIGMLIVYCLKDVRLDAAPFGLPELIAIAVVVGLHVWKRNTLLSIGAGTVLYMVLVQLVFAA
- a CDS encoding glycosyltransferase family 2 protein, yielding MRELYEVVKVLWLGFIVLFCSYQITMALFGIRRRRELPPKVVKMHRFAAIVCARNEQAVIDRLINSLKKQQYPQQLLDIYVVADNCTDQTAQVARDAGAIVYERFNNEQKGKGYALHWIFNILLRDKADAYDAYFVFDADNVVKSDFTEKMNWKLCHGAEVVQGYRDIKNPSDSWVSGNYALFYWSQNRLYSLPRVKMGLNCMLNGTGFMVRADVLQQSGGWCTQTITEDIEFSLRNIADGRDIDLCYDAIVYDEQPITFRQSWDQRLRWAVGNLQCTRLMLGRMCKRALKGSLKAIDACIFMIGMPMLFVSLVMVLLDTIFISGNGAAWLAQWQIVQYFMPTLQFLGTMYIAPMAQAVATVLLEKKPLKSVWKGIATYPVFIISWAFINFTALFVRRPQWKPIPHVRAVDVEDIQKEHSA